One Rubritalea squalenifaciens DSM 18772 genomic region harbors:
- a CDS encoding 2-dehydropantoate 2-reductase gives MGKLGKIAIVGAGAVGSYYGARLAQAGEDVTFLLRSDYDHVKEHGLEVQSVAGDFHLENVQCERDSAAIGPVDLVIVAWKTTANSCAEKVIAPLIGENTAILTLQNGLANCEFLAGLFGGERIMAGLCFVCINRLESGVISHTASGLIRIGEYGRPVTPRLELINEVFNGANFPCEMVDVLEKAQWMKLVWNIPFNGLAIAEGGVDTDVLLNELKLEHKVRALMGEVVQCAAALGHEIPNSFIDRQIKITYPMGKYKPSSMIDFVDGKPIEVESIWEIPVHKAKALGVPVPEMEELLGRIQQRIAERDAC, from the coding sequence ATGGGGAAGTTAGGTAAGATCGCGATTGTTGGTGCAGGAGCTGTTGGCAGCTACTATGGGGCACGTCTGGCCCAAGCCGGTGAAGATGTGACCTTCCTTCTGAGGTCGGACTACGATCATGTTAAGGAGCATGGCTTGGAGGTCCAGAGTGTTGCCGGGGATTTCCATCTGGAAAATGTCCAGTGTGAGAGAGATTCAGCAGCCATAGGGCCGGTAGACTTGGTGATCGTGGCTTGGAAGACGACTGCGAACTCCTGTGCTGAAAAGGTGATCGCACCTTTAATAGGTGAAAATACAGCTATCCTTACACTGCAGAATGGTCTCGCAAATTGTGAGTTTCTGGCTGGCTTGTTCGGGGGAGAGCGTATCATGGCTGGACTTTGTTTTGTCTGTATCAATAGGCTTGAGTCCGGAGTGATTTCTCACACGGCTTCAGGTTTGATCAGGATTGGTGAATATGGTCGTCCGGTGACTCCGCGGCTTGAGCTGATCAATGAGGTTTTCAATGGAGCTAACTTTCCTTGCGAAATGGTGGACGTGTTAGAGAAAGCCCAATGGATGAAGCTGGTCTGGAATATCCCTTTCAATGGCTTGGCCATTGCGGAAGGGGGCGTCGATACTGATGTCCTGCTCAATGAGCTTAAGCTAGAGCATAAGGTTCGTGCTCTTATGGGAGAGGTTGTGCAGTGTGCTGCTGCCTTGGGTCATGAGATTCCAAACTCCTTCATAGATCGGCAGATTAAAATCACTTATCCGATGGGGAAGTACAAACCATCGAGTATGATAGACTTCGTGGATGGAAAACCTATCGAGGTAGAATCAATTTGGGAGATTCCCGTGCATAAAGCAAAGGCACTGGGAGTGCCAGTGCCTGAAATGGAGGAATTGTTGGGAAGAATTCAGCAGCGTATCGCTGAACGAGATGCCTGTTAG
- a CDS encoding M42 family metallopeptidase, giving the protein MAIDVDLLAKICEAPGAPGFEIKIRELVLKELKGLADEVRIDRMGNVVALKKGKDSSKKAMAAAHMDEIGFIVTHIDDNGFVRFNPLGGFDPKTLTAQRVLIHGKKDVLGVMGCKPIHIMTPEERGAKLNLDDYFIDTGLTKKQLEKIIEIGSPITRERHLVELGDCVNVKSLDNRASVFLLLETLRTLKKSRRKPAYDFYAVFTVQEEIGIRGANVSALEIQPDFGFGLDTTIACDTPGVPAQKKITSLGEGTAIKIMDSSVVCDYRMVEFMKKTAKEKKIKWQPEILHAGGTDTAGLQRMSPGGSIAGAISIPTRYVHQVIETCHKDDIENGIKLLAACVCDLDKHDWKF; this is encoded by the coding sequence ATGGCTATCGATGTTGATTTACTAGCAAAGATTTGTGAAGCGCCGGGTGCTCCGGGCTTTGAGATCAAGATCCGCGAGTTGGTTCTTAAAGAACTTAAGGGTCTTGCAGATGAAGTGAGAATTGACCGCATGGGCAATGTAGTTGCTCTCAAGAAGGGTAAGGATTCTTCAAAGAAGGCTATGGCCGCAGCTCACATGGACGAGATTGGTTTCATTGTGACTCATATCGATGACAACGGTTTCGTTCGTTTCAATCCACTTGGAGGTTTCGATCCAAAGACGCTGACAGCCCAGCGTGTTTTGATTCATGGTAAGAAGGATGTTCTCGGTGTGATGGGCTGCAAGCCGATTCACATCATGACTCCTGAAGAGCGTGGAGCTAAACTGAACCTGGATGACTACTTCATTGATACAGGTCTTACAAAGAAGCAGCTTGAGAAGATTATCGAAATAGGTAGCCCGATCACTCGTGAGCGTCACTTGGTTGAGCTTGGTGATTGCGTGAATGTAAAATCACTCGATAACCGTGCATCTGTATTCCTGCTTCTCGAGACGCTTCGCACACTGAAGAAGTCTCGCCGTAAGCCGGCATATGATTTCTATGCAGTCTTCACTGTTCAGGAGGAGATTGGTATCCGTGGCGCTAATGTGTCTGCGCTCGAAATTCAGCCTGACTTTGGTTTTGGTCTCGATACGACGATTGCTTGTGATACCCCAGGTGTTCCTGCTCAGAAGAAGATTACATCTCTCGGTGAGGGTACTGCGATTAAGATCATGGATAGCTCCGTGGTCTGTGACTACCGCATGGTAGAATTCATGAAGAAGACTGCCAAGGAGAAGAAGATCAAGTGGCAGCCTGAGATCCTGCATGCAGGTGGTACAGACACCGCTGGTCTCCAGCGCATGAGTCCTGGTGGATCTATCGCTGGTGCGATTTCTATCCCGACACGTTATGTTCACCAGGTGATTGAAACCTGTCACAAGGACGATATCGAAAATGGTATCAAGCTTCTGGCCGCCTGTGTTTGCGATCTTGATAAGCACGATTGGAAGTTCTAA
- a CDS encoding alpha-hydroxy acid oxidase has product MADQIPPTAVSLIDYQQLANEQLDRTTLAYLEGGAGDQHSLEANITAWANATIWPRVMTQAQGASTQTTLLGMKLDSPLMIAPTAYHRLFHEQGELATATAASALNTPYIVSTQASTPLEEIAAQAAGSPLWFQLYIQHDREFTADLVLRAKRAGYQALVLTVDAPINGIRNQEQRAGFQLPPGISAVNLHGMRPTPNMSHALDPRFLSSLPNWKDIAWLKKLSGLPVIIKGILHPQDARLAVEHGGDAIIVSNHGGRTLDLLPPTKTALPLVAQAIDKQIPILVDGGIRRGTDVLQAIALGADAVLLGRPILHGLSVAGATGVAHVLRLLQHELEVAMLLTGCRSLTEASSVINTPN; this is encoded by the coding sequence ATGGCTGATCAAATTCCACCAACAGCGGTATCGCTCATTGATTACCAGCAACTAGCTAACGAACAGCTAGACCGCACTACCCTCGCCTATCTGGAAGGTGGTGCCGGGGATCAGCACAGTTTAGAGGCGAATATCACGGCTTGGGCGAACGCCACTATCTGGCCACGTGTTATGACACAAGCCCAGGGCGCCTCCACGCAGACCACCCTACTCGGGATGAAGCTTGACAGCCCCTTAATGATCGCCCCCACCGCTTATCATCGACTCTTTCACGAACAGGGCGAGCTGGCTACGGCCACAGCTGCCAGCGCTCTGAATACCCCATATATAGTCAGCACCCAAGCCAGCACCCCCCTTGAGGAGATAGCCGCTCAAGCAGCGGGATCCCCCCTCTGGTTCCAGCTCTATATCCAGCACGACCGGGAATTCACAGCCGACTTGGTTCTGAGAGCCAAGCGTGCAGGCTACCAAGCTCTGGTCCTAACTGTAGACGCGCCGATCAACGGAATCCGAAACCAAGAACAGCGTGCCGGATTCCAATTACCCCCTGGCATTTCCGCCGTGAACCTGCATGGCATGCGCCCGACACCAAACATGAGCCACGCGCTGGATCCCCGTTTCTTATCCAGCCTCCCCAACTGGAAAGACATCGCATGGCTCAAGAAGCTTTCTGGACTACCTGTCATCATCAAAGGGATTCTTCACCCTCAAGATGCCCGTCTCGCCGTGGAGCATGGAGGCGATGCCATTATCGTCTCCAATCACGGAGGCCGGACACTGGATCTCCTCCCGCCCACCAAAACAGCTTTACCCCTGGTCGCCCAAGCGATCGACAAACAAATCCCCATCCTCGTGGATGGAGGGATTCGCAGAGGAACGGATGTACTCCAGGCCATCGCGCTGGGGGCAGATGCCGTTCTTCTGGGACGCCCCATCCTTCACGGACTAAGCGTAGCCGGAGCTACAGGAGTGGCCCACGTTTTACGCCTGCTACAGCACGAACTCGAAGTAGCCATGCTTCTCACTGGCTGCAGATCCCTGACGGAGGCCTCCTCCGTGATCAACACACCTAATTAA
- a CDS encoding cytochrome c3 family protein translates to MANYFPRWTNLLPLKIAICVGSVVGGLVLAFTYYATPKTQRVGYQPSQPIPYDHELHVKQLGLDCRHCHSFVEESGHANVPSANTCWNCHRHVKTDSERLVPLRRAIDPTYEGYTGEPVKWVRVHRSPDYVFFDHSAHLSRGISCVSCHGQVNEMPEVYHAKSLSMDMCITCHRSPEEHIRPLEEVTNLDFIAKDYISARPELAEEIEKFSAEHDLKLKPHGSQKEAQVALGSLLKHKWSVQPKESCFTCHR, encoded by the coding sequence ATGGCTAATTACTTTCCTCGCTGGACCAATCTCCTGCCACTCAAGATAGCGATCTGTGTAGGATCTGTTGTAGGTGGCCTCGTGTTGGCCTTTACCTACTACGCGACTCCTAAGACTCAACGTGTTGGGTATCAGCCTTCGCAGCCGATCCCGTACGATCACGAATTGCACGTTAAGCAATTAGGTCTGGATTGTCGTCATTGTCACAGCTTCGTTGAAGAATCTGGTCACGCAAACGTGCCTTCCGCGAATACCTGCTGGAACTGTCACCGTCACGTGAAGACCGATAGCGAGCGTCTTGTTCCTCTGCGTCGTGCTATTGATCCTACATACGAGGGTTACACAGGTGAGCCAGTCAAGTGGGTGCGCGTTCATAGGTCTCCAGACTACGTTTTCTTTGATCACTCAGCACACCTTAGCCGCGGTATCTCCTGTGTGAGCTGTCACGGTCAGGTAAATGAAATGCCTGAGGTTTATCATGCCAAGTCCCTCTCAATGGATATGTGTATCACCTGTCACCGTAGTCCAGAAGAGCACATTCGTCCGCTTGAGGAAGTCACTAATCTTGACTTCATTGCCAAGGACTATATCTCCGCCCGTCCAGAGCTGGCAGAAGAGATCGAGAAGTTCAGCGCTGAGCACGATCTGAAGCTCAAGCCGCACGGTTCTCAGAAGGAGGCACAAGTTGCCCTCGGTTCCTTGCTCAAGCACAAATGGTCAGTACAGCCTAAAGAGAGCTGCTTCACTTGCCACCGTTAA
- a CDS encoding Fe2+-dependent dioxygenase yields MILQIPNVLTPEQVADFRKRLDTAEWIDGKATAGGQAIKTKDNLQLDTSNPTAIELGNLITQALSTNPLFVSAALPLRVLPPMFNKYTGGGTFGTHVDNAIRYIPGTGQKMRTDLSATLFFSDPDEYEGGVLTIEDTYGTQEVKLPAGHMILYPATSLHRVTPVTSGARVSSFFWIQSMVRDDTQRGLLFDLDCSIQRISQELGEHAAAEQSAVQLTGIYHNLIRQWAEV; encoded by the coding sequence ATGATCCTTCAAATTCCGAACGTCCTCACACCTGAACAAGTCGCCGATTTCCGCAAAAGGCTGGATACCGCTGAATGGATCGACGGCAAAGCAACCGCTGGCGGCCAAGCAATCAAAACCAAGGACAACCTACAACTCGATACAAGCAACCCCACCGCCATAGAGCTAGGCAATCTGATTACACAAGCACTCTCCACCAATCCACTGTTTGTATCCGCCGCACTCCCCCTTCGAGTGCTCCCCCCCATGTTTAATAAATACACGGGCGGCGGAACATTCGGCACCCATGTAGACAACGCTATTCGCTACATTCCTGGAACCGGCCAGAAAATGCGCACCGATCTCAGCGCCACCCTCTTCTTTTCTGACCCTGATGAATATGAAGGCGGCGTTCTCACCATCGAGGACACTTACGGAACCCAAGAAGTCAAACTCCCAGCCGGCCACATGATCCTTTACCCCGCCACAAGCCTCCACCGCGTCACCCCGGTGACCAGCGGAGCACGCGTGAGCTCATTCTTCTGGATTCAAAGCATGGTCAGAGATGATACACAGCGCGGCCTACTTTTCGACCTAGACTGCTCGATCCAACGGATCAGCCAAGAACTGGGAGAGCATGCAGCCGCAGAGCAATCCGCCGTCCAACTCACTGGCATCTATCACAATCTGATTCGCCAGTGGGCAGAAGTCTAA
- the pyrB gene encoding aspartate carbamoyltransferase: MKHVLSADQFSRSDLDHIMKRSAEMADILALGGSKLCDGKILGALFYEPSTRTRLSFETAMMRLGGKVISETDVTFSSQTKGEVIEDTIRIVGGYADIIAIRTKQKGEAKLAAHYSPVPVLNGGDGSGEHPTQSLLDLYTIFKHHKIGEKPLNVTFVGDLKYGRTVHSLAKILRQYDGVNIQYVAPEEIQMPEEYLKDGDSIHTELNDEILQKADVIYDTRMQKERFEDVETFNRVRNAFIFTPEMVGKMKADAILMHPLPRVNEIQQAVDKLPQAKYFEQALNGVPVRMALIAEALEI; the protein is encoded by the coding sequence ATGAAACACGTCCTCTCCGCCGACCAATTTAGCCGTTCCGATCTCGACCACATCATGAAACGCAGTGCTGAGATGGCAGACATCTTGGCCCTCGGCGGCTCGAAACTTTGCGACGGGAAGATCCTTGGAGCTCTGTTTTACGAACCTTCCACCCGTACTCGGCTATCCTTTGAGACGGCCATGATGCGACTCGGCGGCAAGGTTATCTCTGAAACGGATGTCACCTTCTCCTCACAAACCAAAGGTGAAGTCATCGAGGACACGATCCGCATCGTCGGCGGCTATGCGGATATCATTGCCATCCGTACCAAACAGAAAGGCGAAGCCAAACTAGCCGCTCACTATTCACCTGTTCCCGTCCTCAACGGGGGCGACGGATCCGGCGAACACCCCACCCAATCACTGTTAGACCTCTACACTATCTTCAAACATCATAAGATTGGTGAGAAGCCCCTCAATGTGACATTCGTCGGCGATCTCAAATACGGCCGCACTGTCCACTCACTGGCAAAAATTCTCCGCCAGTACGACGGTGTAAACATCCAGTATGTGGCTCCAGAGGAAATCCAGATGCCCGAGGAATACCTCAAAGATGGCGACAGCATCCACACCGAACTCAATGATGAGATCCTCCAAAAAGCCGATGTCATTTACGATACCCGCATGCAAAAGGAGCGTTTCGAGGATGTAGAAACATTCAACCGCGTCAGAAACGCCTTTATCTTCACGCCTGAAATGGTCGGAAAGATGAAAGCCGATGCTATCCTGATGCACCCACTGCCACGCGTGAATGAAATTCAGCAAGCGGTGGACAAGCTCCCTCAAGCTAAATATTTCGAGCAGGCACTGAACGGCGTACCCGTTCGTATGGCCCTCATTGCCGAGGCTCTAGAGATCTAG
- a CDS encoding DUF4339 domain-containing protein → MNNGKKQWFYLNLGQRRGPVSKEKLCELIERKEIYYSDVQVWKEGMKEWLPVSKVRSFAGSIKKVSTPSSSTVDTREAKERELREQDSHLGGLGRFGYNLYFYIGWPIVYMLGFIACKELQLYGVLDSSDPVQLAWVPYIIWGFVGLVTLIATASRMRNAGYAGSWCMGLLVPLLNLWILLISLCGPTNYRRRKRLGMGGLVFFMIFVGVTLGATFVNMGGYHINVDGMKRSVFARYSKLTNIESRQSSALNERAKDNHEKEVRERELEETGREGREMTEREREIDAATSGGSQ, encoded by the coding sequence ATGAATAACGGAAAGAAACAGTGGTTTTATCTTAATTTGGGTCAGCGAAGAGGCCCGGTAAGTAAGGAGAAACTTTGTGAGCTCATTGAGCGCAAGGAGATCTATTACTCCGATGTCCAGGTCTGGAAAGAGGGGATGAAAGAGTGGCTTCCTGTCTCAAAAGTGCGCAGCTTTGCTGGCAGTATCAAAAAGGTAAGTACTCCAAGTTCTAGTACAGTAGACACAAGAGAGGCTAAGGAAAGGGAGTTGCGAGAGCAAGATTCGCATTTGGGGGGATTGGGCCGATTTGGTTATAATCTATATTTCTATATTGGTTGGCCAATCGTCTACATGCTGGGTTTTATAGCGTGTAAAGAGTTACAGCTGTATGGGGTTTTAGATTCCAGTGACCCTGTCCAGTTAGCATGGGTACCCTATATCATTTGGGGATTTGTTGGTTTAGTCACTCTGATAGCCACCGCATCTCGCATGAGAAATGCAGGTTATGCTGGATCATGGTGTATGGGGCTGTTGGTTCCATTACTGAATCTGTGGATTCTGCTGATTAGTTTGTGTGGTCCTACAAACTACAGGAGGAGAAAGCGATTGGGAATGGGGGGGCTAGTGTTTTTTATGATCTTTGTTGGGGTTACTTTAGGAGCTACATTCGTGAATATGGGGGGTTATCACATCAATGTCGATGGGATGAAGCGTAGTGTATTTGCTCGTTATTCTAAGCTGACAAATATAGAGTCACGCCAAAGCAGTGCGCTTAATGAGCGCGCTAAGGATAATCATGAGAAAGAGGTCAGGGAGCGAGAGCTTGAGGAGACTGGGCGAGAAGGTCGAGAGATGACCGAGAGAGAGCGCGAAATCGATGCGGCAACTTCAGGGGGGAGCCAGTAA
- a CDS encoding TonB-dependent receptor codes for MLEQAPTNNLRHAALLSNRTAATSVAGAMLIAGQLTTQAAPQGQNQSEPQKTETLDPSVLTADENAKLKPGQLSSSRYTAPLRDIPRTVTVVPEALIKQQNATTVQDALRNVPGISLQAGEGGTPAGDQLSIRGFSARTDFFVDGVRDIGGYTRDPFNYEQIEVSKGPSSTDSGRGGTGGSINLATKTPKLDGATDASISLGTDSFARATLDYNQPLSLEGAAFRLNLMGHTAYVPGRDYVKQQRWGFAPSLAFGLGTDTVTTLSYMHMSQDNVPDYGIPWVNDEVPSGVDFDNWYGLLSRDYEHVDTDIFTAEIKHRVNENFDLRGIARYGRNYRDSIITAPRLVGGTDDTIRRTDEKFRKQTNSIASIAVDANIRFETGDWKHTLVTGADYSRERDKNVNRTSDDSGAPDTDLYNPNPHGTDNSIYSYTGTTVGRADTIGIFVYDTIELNDQWILNGGVRFENFDAEVGDLTQDDNLFNWRASITYKPTENGSIYFAYGTSSNPSAESLSFGRSDALAGVDPEETETFELGTKWDLLNERLHLSAALFRTNKTNARTRASNSDPYELEGDLQVQGVEFGLAGEITDTWSIFAGYTYMDSEIKKDLAGGEGNGLGNTPEHSVSIWNTFDVTDKLALAGGVRYVGERDNGRGRIADDYITFDAAATYQINDSLSAQLNLLNIADERYVDQVGGGHFIPGPGRSASISLNYSF; via the coding sequence ATGCTTGAACAAGCACCGACCAACAACCTGCGCCACGCAGCACTCCTTTCTAACCGCACAGCCGCTACAAGCGTGGCTGGCGCCATGCTCATCGCGGGGCAACTAACCACTCAGGCTGCTCCACAAGGACAGAACCAAAGCGAGCCACAGAAGACCGAGACCCTCGACCCGTCGGTTCTTACGGCAGACGAGAATGCCAAACTCAAGCCTGGGCAGCTCTCATCTTCTCGCTATACAGCCCCACTGCGCGACATCCCGCGCACCGTAACCGTTGTCCCTGAAGCCCTGATCAAACAGCAGAACGCCACTACTGTGCAGGACGCCCTGCGTAATGTCCCCGGCATCTCACTCCAAGCCGGAGAAGGCGGCACCCCTGCTGGCGACCAACTTAGCATACGCGGATTCAGTGCACGTACCGATTTCTTCGTCGACGGCGTGAGAGACATCGGCGGTTACACACGTGACCCATTCAACTACGAGCAGATCGAAGTCTCCAAAGGCCCATCCTCCACCGATAGCGGACGCGGCGGCACAGGCGGATCTATCAACCTTGCCACCAAGACACCCAAACTTGATGGCGCTACCGATGCCAGCATTAGCCTGGGCACAGATAGCTTCGCCCGCGCCACACTAGACTACAATCAACCACTGAGCCTCGAAGGAGCCGCTTTCCGCCTAAACCTTATGGGGCACACAGCCTATGTACCAGGCCGCGACTATGTGAAGCAGCAGCGCTGGGGATTCGCTCCTTCATTGGCCTTTGGCCTAGGCACTGACACAGTGACCACGCTGTCCTACATGCACATGTCACAAGACAATGTCCCTGACTACGGTATCCCATGGGTAAACGACGAAGTCCCCTCCGGCGTAGACTTTGACAACTGGTACGGCCTGCTCAGCCGCGATTACGAACACGTCGACACAGACATCTTCACCGCCGAGATCAAGCACCGCGTGAATGAAAACTTCGACCTGCGCGGAATCGCCCGCTATGGACGCAATTACCGCGACTCCATCATCACAGCACCTCGCCTAGTCGGCGGGACAGACGACACGATCAGACGCACAGACGAGAAATTCCGCAAACAGACTAACAGCATCGCCTCCATTGCTGTGGACGCGAACATCCGCTTTGAAACCGGGGACTGGAAACACACGCTAGTGACGGGAGCCGATTACTCCAGAGAGCGCGATAAGAATGTAAACCGTACATCTGACGACTCAGGAGCTCCAGATACAGACCTCTACAATCCGAATCCACACGGCACAGATAACTCCATCTACTCATACACCGGAACCACAGTTGGCCGCGCAGACACCATAGGCATCTTCGTCTATGACACCATTGAGCTGAACGATCAGTGGATCCTCAACGGCGGAGTACGCTTTGAGAACTTCGATGCCGAAGTTGGAGATCTGACCCAGGACGACAACCTCTTCAACTGGCGCGCCAGCATCACCTACAAGCCAACAGAAAACGGAAGCATCTATTTCGCCTACGGCACCTCTTCCAACCCATCAGCCGAATCACTCTCCTTCGGGAGGAGCGATGCCTTGGCCGGCGTAGACCCAGAGGAAACCGAGACATTTGAACTAGGAACCAAGTGGGACCTACTAAATGAGCGTCTTCACCTCTCTGCCGCACTCTTCAGAACGAACAAGACGAATGCCAGAACCCGCGCAAGCAATTCTGACCCCTATGAACTCGAAGGCGACCTTCAAGTACAAGGCGTAGAGTTCGGCCTAGCAGGGGAAATCACAGACACCTGGTCCATCTTTGCCGGCTATACCTACATGGACAGCGAGATCAAGAAAGACCTCGCTGGCGGTGAAGGCAATGGCCTCGGTAATACACCAGAACATAGTGTCTCCATCTGGAACACCTTCGATGTGACTGACAAACTCGCCCTAGCAGGCGGCGTTCGCTACGTCGGAGAGAGAGACAACGGCCGAGGCCGCATCGCTGACGACTACATTACCTTTGATGCAGCCGCGACCTATCAGATCAACGACTCACTCAGCGCCCAACTGAACCTACTCAACATCGCCGACGAACGCTACGTCGACCAGGTAGGCGGCGGCCACTTCATTCCCGGCCCAGGAAGATCAGCCTCCATTTCACTGAACTACTCGTTCTAG